The Temnothorax longispinosus isolate EJ_2023e chromosome 7, Tlon_JGU_v1, whole genome shotgun sequence genome contains a region encoding:
- the LOC139815621 gene encoding uncharacterized protein: MMQNGGYTPLHIAMQFGHENIFNLLVQVYGANQDIRDYSGRKARQYLASQEAAVSQDTFHKIKARKKHAEKDLGFLRIGSLNVRVKRTTEAFSQFLGVATSSTASSNNEKIHKSWGSADNVQLEQKLMPPPRYAPIKKRRSRRPQDFGSSQEQQQVASQPTTPLLEGKISRPNRAVQRRPISTTSVSSSSIASGSVQQNDSDSDTACGFDSAWRGSDQL, from the exons ATGATGCAGAATGGG GGCTACACGCCGCTGCATATCGCCATGCAATTCGGCCACGAGAACATATTCAACCTCTTAGTTCAAGTATACG gcGCGAATCAGGACATACGTGATTACAGCGGTAGGAAAGCCAGGCAGTATCTGGCCTCGCAAGAGGCGGCAGTCAGTCAGGACACGTTTCACA aaataaaagcaAGGAAAAAGCATGCAG AGAAAGATCTTGGTTTCCTACGAATTGGCTCGTTGAACGTTCGCGTGAAACGTACGACGGAAGCCTTCAGCCAGTTCCTGGGTGTGGCAACCAGCAGTACGGCTAGCAGCAACAACGAGAAGATTCATAAATCGTGGGGATCCGCGGATAACGTACAG CTGGAGCAGAAGCTGATGCCGCCGCCGAGGTACGCGCCCATCAAGAAGCGCAGGAGCAGGCGTCCGCAGGACTTCGGCTCGTCGCAGGAACAGCAGCAGGTTGCCAGTCAGCCGACTACTCCGTTGCTGGAGGGTAAGATCAGCCGACCGAACCGGGCCGTTCAGCGTCGACCGATATCCACGACGTCGGTCAGCTCCAGTTCCATCGCCTCCGGCAGCGTTCAGCAGAACGATTCCGACTCCGACACGGCGTGCGGTTTCGATTCCGCGTGGCGAGGATCGGACCAGCTGTAA